TCTTCACGCTCAACAAGACGATTGCCGCTCCGCTCGTGGTGGATAAGGAATTGCTGGCACGTGGCGGCAGGAAGTGCTCGGCCATTGTTGTCAACTCCGGGAATGCGAATGCCTGTACCGGCGATCGCGGCATGCAGGACGCCTGGCGGATGGTCGAGGTAACGGCCAGCGCACTTAATATTCCACAAGAGGAAGTTCTGATTTCCTCGACCGGAGTGATCGGGCAATATTTGCCAATCGATAATGTCGTTCAGGGCATTCAGCAGTTGCCGCCCCAACTCTCGGATTTTGGAAGCAACGATGCGGCGGTCGCGATCATGACGACCGATACCTATTCAAAGGAAATTGCCGTCGAGTTCGAGATCCACGGCAAACCTGTGTGTATCGGCGGCATCGCAAAAGGCTCCGGAATGATTGCGCCCAACATGGCGACGATGCTTGCGTTTATCACTACCGACGCATCCGTACCGCAGCCGCTGTTGCAGCGGACGTTCAGTCGGCTCATCGATCGTTCGTTCAATCGTATCTCCGTCGATGGCGATATGAGCACGAACGACATGGCGCTGATGCTTGCCAATGGCATGTCCGGCGTGGCAATCGTTCAGGGTCCTGAGTTCGAGATGTTCGAATCGGCGCTGGAGCATGTTCTCACGAAGCTTGCGAAGATGATTGCGCGCGATGGCGAAGGCGCAACAAAGTTAGTCGAGATCGTTGTGCGAGGCGCGCACACCGAGAAAGAAGCGGTCACGGCTGCGCAATCCGTTGCGAACAGCAATCTGGTCAAGACTGCGATCCATGGAGCGGACGCCAACTGGGGCCGCATTCTTGCCGCAGTTGGATATTCCGGCATCGACTTCGATCCTGCGAATGTCGAGTTGTTCTTTGGCACCTTGCCGGTGCTGGGGCAGAACTACAACATCGTGATTGACGAAGTAAAGGCAAAAGAAATCTTCTCGCAGGAAAATATCACGATTACGATTGACTTACACCAGGGTGATGCCGAAGCTAATTTCTGGACCTGCGATCTTTCAAAGGAATACGTTCATATCAACGCGAGTTACCGGTCATGACACCTGAGATGCAAACGAAAGAAGAAATACTCACAAGCGCGCTGCCATACATCCAGCGCTATGAAGGCAAGACCTTCGTCATCAAGTATGGTGGTGCCGCAATGATCGATGATGGTCTCAAGGACGCGTTCGCGAAGGATGTAACGCTCCTCAAGAAGATCGGCATCAACGTCGTTATCGTGCATGGTGGCGGCAATTCCGTAACTGATCTCGCGATGCGCCTCGGCACCGAAAGCCGCTTTGTTGGCGGTCAGCGGTATACCGACGAGGCAATGTTAAAGAACGTTGTGATGACGCTCGCCGGCAGTGTCAATAAGGACATTGTTGGGCTTATTAATCATGCCGGAGGCAGTGCGCTCGGACTCTCGGGCATCGATAACAACCTTATCACCGCAAAGAAATACGCGCCGAAGGGATTCGATTTGGGCCTTGTCGGCGAGGTCGAATCCGTCAACGTGGCCTTTCTCAATACGCTGATTGGAACGGGCGTCATTCCCGTGATCGCCCCGGTTGGTGTTTCTACTTCCGGTGAAGTCTATAACATCAATGCGGACATTGCCGCCAGCGGTGTTGCACAGGCACTCGGAGCGGAGAAGTTGTTTTTCCTAAGCGATACTGAAGGGGTCTTGGTAGAAGGCGAGCTTGTTCCAACACTTACCAATGCCCGCGCGCAACAACTCATCAAACAAGGCGTGATCAGTGGCGGAATGATCCCGAAGGTGCATGCTGCGTTCGAAGCGCTGGCAAACGGCGTGAAGAAAGTCCACTTGATCAATGGTGCGACGAATCACTCGTTGTTGCTCGAGATCTTTACTCACGAAGGTGTCGGCACGCAGATCATCCGAGAGGAGAAAGTCTTCGGCCGAGCGCGCCCTATCAAGAGCGCCATGTCTGGTACATCCACGTTGCCAGTTCAGAAGCAGGACCTGCTCGACTTAACGGTCATGACGAAGCAGGACTTCGAGGATCTGATGCATCTGACCGATGTGCTCAAGCATACGAACGCGAAGCCGCTTGCGGGCAAGCACGTGACGTTATTGTTTCAGAAACCTTCGCTACGGACGCGCGTGTCTTTCGAAGTTGGCGTTGCCCAGTTGGGCGGGACATCGCTCTATCTTTCGAATGAGGGAGTCGGCCTTGGTGAGCGCGAGGCGGTTTCGGATGTCGCGCGCGTACTCGCATCGTATTCGAACTGCATCGTTGCCCGACTGTTCGATCATAATATTTTGCTCGGCCTTGCAGAGCATGCGAATGTGCCGATCGTCAACGCGCTGACGGACCAATCGCATCCATGCCAAATTCTGGCCGATCTCTACACGATCCGGCAGCATGGCAAATTGCGCCCGGGACTGAAGATCGCGTTTGTCGGCGATGGCAACAACGTCGCGAATTCTTGGATTGAGATGGCGGCAATTTATCCGATGCATCTCTCGATCGCCTCACCGCATGGGTATGCACCGGATGCTGTTACGCTCGCGCGAGCGCAAGCGGCTGGTATTAGTACGATTGAAGTTGTCGATGATCCGCGCATTGCCGCGGATTCCGCTGATGCGATCTATACCGATGTATGGACGAGTATGGGTCAGGAGTCGGAGCAGTCGGCCAGACGGGCTGCGTTTAAGGACTACCAGATCAACGCGGCGCTGACGCGGCTGGCGCATCCGAATGCACTCATAATGCACTGCCTTCCGGCGCATCGCGGCGAAGAGATCACGGCCGAAGCCATGGATTCGGCGAATTCCGTAATTTTCGATCAGGCTGAGAACCGGCTGCACGTGCAGAAGGCGATTCTGGTCACCCTGCTCGCGGAAAATGCGGAGCTGAATGAGGATCCGCAGCATGAAACCGTAGGTGAGTTTGAAGAATATGGACAAACAGAAGCGACAGTTCACCATTCGTGAGATTCTGACTCGAGAGCGCGTCGGCTCACAAGAGGATTTAGCGCGCGCGTTGCGGCGCTCCGGAATGGCGATCACGCAAGGCACGCTCTCGCGCGATCTTGCTGAGATGGGAATCGCTCGCGTTGGTACGGCCGATGGTCCGCGCTATTTGGCCTCGGATGGCAATGAGGATCATCGGGTCCGCGCGTTGCTCAGTTACGAAGTAACGGCGATCCACGCGAACGAGTCGATGATCGTCATCAAGACACTTGCCGGGCGCGCGCAGGGTGTAGCAGAACTGATCGACTCTTTGGGTGCGCCAGAAGTACTCGGCACGCTGGCCGGCGATAATACGATCTTTGTCGCGCCACAATCGGTGAAAGATATTCCGAAGTTGATCAAACGGCTTCGAGCATTTATTACAGAGCAGGGTGATTGAAAAACACATCTATAGGTTCAATAGAATCTATAGAATTTATGCGAGCAACGAAAACTAATGGACAAGAACATAAACGGACTGAGTGGCCTCGAAGGTGCGCGGATTGCGCTGGCATATTCCGGTGGGCTCGATACCTCGGTGATCGCGCACTGGCTGCAAACCGAATTTGGCGCGGAGATCGTAACCGTCTCGGGCGATCTCGGGCAGGAGAAAGAACTCGTTGGCATTCGGGAGCGTGCTCTGGCGCTGGGCGCTCGTGCGGCGTATCATGTCGATTTGACGGAGTCGTTTGTGAAGGATTATCTCTGGCATGCGCTGAAGGCCAGTGCGCTTTATGAGGGTGCTTATCCACTCGCGACCGCGCTGGGTCGTCCTCTGCTTGCAAAATCTCTCGTCGAGATTGCCCGCAAGGAAGAATGCACCGTGGTTGCTCACGGCTGTACCGGCAAAGGCAACGATCAAATTCGATTCGATGCATCGGTCTGGGCACTTGCGCCAGACCTTCGCGTGATCGCTCCGGTGCGGCATTGGCCGTTCGGCTCGCGTGAGGAAGAGATTTTATACTGCCAGGAACACGGCATTCCCGTTCAGGCAACGAAAGAGAGTCCCTACTCAATCGATGAGAATTTATGGGGTACGTCCATCGAGTGTGGTGTGCTCGAAGATCCGACGGTTGCGCCACCATTGGACGCATACCAGCGAACGGTTGCACCGGAATCCGCGCCGGACCAGGCCGAGCAGGTCACAATCGATTTTGAAAAAGGAATTCCGGTTGCTGTGAATGGAAAGCAGATGAACGGGGTTGCTCTTATTCGAATCCTGAATCGTCTCGCAGGATCGCATGGAGTTGGACGGATTGATATGATCGAGAATCGACTCGTTGGCATTAAGTCACGAGAAATTTATGAAGCACCCGGAGCTATGTTGCTCCATTTTGCACACAGCGAGCTCGAACGGATTACGCTCGATCGCTGGACCGCGCATTTTAAAGCCAAAGTCTCGCAGGACTATGCCGATTTGATTTACAACGGCCTGTGGTTCTCGCCGCTCCGCGTCGCACTCGATGCCTTTGTCGATGAGACGCAGCAAGCCGTGAGCGGGACGGTCACCGTGAAGCTCTATAAAGGCGGACTCACGGTGCAATCGCGCTGGTCGCCGAATTCGCTTTATGACAAGGCGCTCGCGTCGTATACCTCCGAGGATACGTTCGATCACTCGGCCGGCGAGGGCTTCTCAAAAATCTATTCGCTACCGCTTCGTACGATTGCCCGAGTCTCGAAACACGAAACATCACGATCCACTATTGAGGTGACCAGCTAATGGCGATTGCGTTGTGGGGCGGAAGATTCCGAGAAGCGATTGCGGATGTCGCGCATCGCTTTTCAAGTTCGATCGCGCTCGATTCCAAACTGTGGCGCGAAGACATTCGCGGTTCGATTGCGCATGCGAAGATGCTCGGTGCAACCGGGATCATCTGTCAGGAGGAGTCCGCCACAATTGTCAGCGGGCTGGAGGCGATCAGTCATGAGATTGAAAGCGGTGCGCTCCAGTTCGATCCCTCCATGGAGGACGTGCACCTTGCGATCGAGACCTGGCTGACGGAGCGGGTTGGAGCGGTCGGCGGCAAATTGCATACTGGTCGCAGCCGCAACGATCAGGTTGTGCTCGATGAGCGACTCTATCTCAAGGCAGCCATCCCCGAACTGATCACGCGGATCACCGCCGTCATCGAGGTTCTGCTCGATTTAGCAGAGCAGCATTTGGACGCGATCATGCCGGGCTACACGCACTTACAGCAGGCGCAGCCCGTGCTGCTGAGTCATCACTTGATGGCGCATCTGGAAATGCTTGCGAGAGATCGCGAGCGGCTGGATGATTGCTTAGGCCGCGTCGACCAGTCCCCGCTTGGAGCTGCGGCATTTGCCGGAACCTCGCATCCGATCGACCGCCATTTCGTGGCGAGTGAACTGGGGTTCGAAGGACTGGTGAATAATAGTATCGATGCAGTCAGCGATCGTGCGTTTCTCATTGAGCTCGCGAGTGTTTGCTCTATCATTATGATGCACTTGAGCCGCATTGCCGAGGAACTCGTGATCTGGTCCACGACGGAGTTCGGATTTGTCACGATGTCTGACCGGGTGACCACCGGCTCAAGCATCATGCCACAAAAAAAGAACCCTGACATGGCAGAGCTGATCCGTGGGAAAGTGGGACGAGTTTACGGCGCATTGATCAATCTGTTGACCACGATGAAGGCGTTGCCGCTGGCCTACAATCGCGACATGCAGGAGGATAAGCAGCCGATGTTCGATGCCATCGAGACGACGCGCGATTCGCTGGAGATGATGGCGTATTTGTTGAGCGAAACGACTTTCAATACTCGCACGATGCGGGAGGCCGTCATGACAGGAGAATTGATGGCGACGGAAATTGCCGACTACCTGGCGCGAAAGGGTTTACCATTCCGTGAAGCCCATCACGTTACCGGAACGATCGTGGCCTATGCGACGGATCACAAGCTTAGTCTTCCAGCTATTCCACTTTCAACTCTTAAGTCGTTTTCGCCGCTGATCGATCAGGATTTGTTTGAATTTCTCGATCCACTCAGAAGTCTCAAAGAGAAGAAATCTGCCGGCAGCTCGAATCCGAAGATGGTCCGAAAAGCTATCGAAGTTTGGCGCGGTCAGGGCGCATAGACGACAAAGTTGCTGGTCATCGTGTCCTTGAACGCCTGGAATGCGACCTGTTGCGTCGAGGCTCCCATGACGACACCAATGTTAGTCCATGCACCGTCCGCTCCGGAGAGGATCTTGCTTGTGATGACAGTGTCCTTGGGATAGGTTGTAATCTTTAGCGTTGCCCCCTGCACTGGCGCTCCGCTTCGCGTCACCTTGAGATCGAAACTCGCGACCGTACCGGAGACGGAAGGCGGCGACGTGAACTGGAGTTGGAGCGAATAATTGCTCGTAGTGGGTGGCGTGGAATCGGTGCTGCAGGCCGCAAAAAGCGCCGCACAGGCGAGTAGGATTAACCGTTTCAGCATAGTATTCCAAACCCGTAAAATCGGGAGTATACTCCCCACGATGCACGTTGGGGCTGGCACATGAAAGTTCTCGTCACCGGTGCTTCCGGATTCGTCGGCTCCCACATCGCCGATCGGCTTATCGAAACCGGACATGATGTGCGCGCTCTCGTCCGTGGCTCCTCCAGCCGCCGTTGGCTCGAAGGAAAGCCTATAGAAATCCTCGAAGGACGGCTGCTCGATGCCGAATCCCTGAAACCCGCCGTTGAGAACGTCGATGCGATCATTCATGTCGCTGGAGTCACGGCGGCGAAGAACAAACAAGGCTTTTTCGAGGGCAACCAACTTGCTACGCGGGCGATCCTCGAGGCAGTCCGCCGCTACAATCCTGAAATTCACCGGTTTGTGCAGTGCTCGAGCCAGACGGCTACGGGTCCCTCACTGGACGGTCAGCCCGTGAATGAATTGACCCCACCGCATCCAATCACAGCGTACGGGCAGTCCAAGCGCGCGGCAGAGGAGGAATGCGAGCGCGCCCGTCAGGACTTCCCAGTGACGATCGTTCGGCTCCCGGCGACCTATGGACCTCGAGACACGGCGATTCTCACGTTCTTCCAGACCGTCGGAAAAGGCTTGAAACCACTGATCGGTATGAAGGATAAGCGCGTAAATCTCCTGCATGTGTCAGATGTCGCCGAAGGTGTACGGCTGGCGCTCGAGCGCGACGAAGCACAAAACGAGACATACTTCATCGCCGGTGAAAATCAGCATACGTGGCGGGAAGTCAGCGATCTGACCGCAGAGATCGTAAACCGAAAGGGTCTGACTGTGAAGCTTCCACATGCGGTTGTGTATACCGTTGCCGGACTCTCCGAATTCTTCTCGATGTTCCGCAGCAAGCCCAGTGTTCTGAATTGGGAAAAGGGGCGCGATATGGTCCAGGCCCACTGGACCTGCAGCACGGAAAAAGCCCGTCGCGACCTCGGCTATCGCCAGCAAGTATCGCTTGAAGATGGTATCCGCGATACCGTCGAGTGGTATCGCCGCGAAGGTTGGATGTAAGAAGGACGAAGTGGCGTAGTTCTCCAGCTCGCATTCTTCATCACTTGTTGACGAAGCATTACGTCTTGGCGAGCGCTTCGGAAATCGCGCGTTCGAGATCGGGAAATGCAATCGGCTTCTTCAGGTGGAACATGAATCCGGCTTCGTGGCTGCGGGCAATATCGGCCTCCGTACCATAGCCGCTCACAGCAATAGCCTTCAAAGGCCGCCGTGAGACATGAGCGGCTTCATCGGCGCGAATCAAACGCAGAAGATCGGTGCCTTTACCATCGGGCAATCCGATATCACTGACGAGCAAATCGAATTCTTCCTTGCGCACGAGTTCGAGTCCGGTATTGACACTAACAGCGGTGCTGACCATATAGCCGCGTCGCTCAAGGAGGACTTTAAGCGCCGCATTCGTATCGGCGTGATCATCCACAAAGAGGATTCGCGCACCATTGGCGGGGAGAACCGGTCGCGCAGGAATGCTGGAAGCCGCCTGCTTGACCTGGAGTGATTGCAGCCGAACGAGAAACGTCGCTCCGGAATTCGGACCATCACTTCGCGCTTCGATCGATCCGCCATGCATTTCGATGATCGATTTGGAGATGGCGAGCCCAAGTCCCAAACCCGATTGAGCGCTACGGCCGGCACGGGCAACATCACGCTGCTCGAACGGATCGAAAATTCGTTCAAGTTCGGATGGCTCAATGCCGCGTCCGCTATCGCGGAATTCAATGACGGCAGAGCCGCCCTCGGCGCGAGTCTCGATGGTTATCACGCCATGCGCCGGAGTGAATTTGGTGGCATTGTGAATGACATTCCAAAACACCTGACTCAGCCGGTCCTTATCTCCGCGAACGAAGGAGTTATCGAGGGCAAAGCGGGTCGTGATTTGGAGATTCGCTCGCGCAATATCGGTTCGGCAAATCTCGATGACTTCTGGCAAAAGCGCGTGAAGATCGACATCCGTGGCAGTCATGCGGAGCTTCCCCTTGGTGATCCGTGTCATGTCGAGCAGGTCATCGATGAGTCGCGACTCGATCTCGACGTTTCTCCGAATCAGCCCGATCAACGGCTGAAAATCCGCTGGCAGGGTCGGGTCGCCTTCGAGCAGATCCACCGTGGCCAGCACGGGTGTGAGCGGCGTTCGCAATTCGTGACTGAGTGCCGCCATGAATTGGTCCTTGGCGCGACTTGCGGCATCGACTTCTTCTTTTGCCGCTTCGAGCGTCTGCTGAAGTTGAATGCGATGTTCGATTTCAGTTCGGGCCTCGGCAAACAGCAGAGCATTATCGATTCCGGATGCGATCCGCGAAGCAATCTCTCGAGCGAGCTCGGTATCATCCGGTGTATAGTGTCGTTTCGAATGTCCGAAGTCCAGCCCGAGCACGCCCAGCGTTCGACGGCGGGAGCGGAGTGGGACCATGATGAGCGAAGACGCGCCGATCTCCTCGAGTGCGGCCCATCGTTCCGGTGAAATGCCAAAGCTGTGAGGGCCGGTATCGCTGGAATGTTCAATCAGGACTGACGTGCCTTCCCGCATGATGTCAACCAGACCCCGCGTCGCTTCATGACCGTATTTAACGCGATACTCCTCGAGCTTCTCTTTCAGTTTCGGGTCACCATGGAACGCGAAAATGCGTGAGACATCTCCGACTCTATCGACGAGATCGATCGTCAGCCAATCGGCGAATCGAGGTACAAGGGCTTCCGCCGCCTCGTGCAGTAATTCCTGGAGATCGAGCGAGCCGGCAACACGCTGGCTCACGTCCTCCATGAGCTCGAGGCGGGCCTGTAATCGAGATCGGCGAGCGAGTTCATTTTCGACATCGTGCGACAACCGAGACTTGTGCAGCGCGTGCGATGCAGTCCGCGCGAATTCTTCCAGGAACAGCTTATCCTCAATGCCATAGCGGCGCTGTTCGAATTTGCTCGAAAGCGAGATCACGCCGAACATCGTTTCGCCAACGAAGAGTGGGGTGATGATTCCCGAACGGATGTCCATGCGGCGCAGAAATGCCAGATGCTCATCGGATATACTATGCTCGATTCGAAACGCATCAGTAATCTCGGGAAGTAGAACGGACTCGCGTTGCTGGAGCACGTTGAAGATCATGAGCCGAGTATCTTCCCTCAGCGTAAACCGTGCTTGTGATTCTCTCGAGAGCTGAGCCAATTCTGGCGTCGATGCGACGACCGAAAATAGCTCGAGGCCCTTATCGGGGCTCATCAGGAAAATCTGGCAGAGATCGGCCATGCCCGGTACCAGCAATTGAATTGCGGCATCGAGCGCCGCTTCGAACTCGCTCGACTCCGAAAACAATTTGCCGGCTTCGATTAGCAGCTTCCACCGCATCTCTCCTTTATAGCGCTCGGTAATATCGAGCGTCACGCCGCGTAAGGCCACAGGCGTACCGGCGGGATCGCGTACGACAACGATCGTAGCTTCGATTGGCAGCACGTGCCCATCGGCGGTCAGTATCCGATGATGAATGGTTGCGCGATCACTCGATGCATAGAGACTTCGCGTTTGTTGGTAGAAGACCTCGCGATCCTCAGGATGGACCATCTCCTGCCAGCTTTCGGGCCGCAGCAAATGCTCGCGCGGATACCCAAGCATACGTTCGGCATTATCACTGAGATATGTAAAGTGGCTGGTTCTCAGGTCGGCGTTTAGCTCGGTCTCCCAAAAAAATGCCGGGAGTTTAGAGAGTAAGTCTGGTAACCTGTCACCAAATGGGACAGTCAATTCGGGAAGTTGTTCGCGCTCCGCTGTATTGAGACTCATCCGAGTGGGCGTTGACAGTCAGGCAACTATGGCAATGTTGTGAAACACTTCAAATCCACGGTTACGACAAACCTAACCCTAAATTCAGTTTCCTCTTTTTGATGGAGAGACAGGCCAGTTCTTTACGAACAAATACTCGGCCAGACTGTATAGAGCGTTCAGGCGCGATCTGACAGGCGGTAGATGAATTTCAGCCCGCTCCAGACGTCGTCAACGGCTGCAACTTTCACATCGACCAGACCATTGGCAAGACCAATTGCACGAACCACGTTTTCGCTGAGGTCTGTCTCGACTTTCGAAGAGAGCTTCGGCCATGAAATCCAAAGCATGCCATCCATCTTGAGGCGTTTTGCGAGAACGGGGAAGACATGTCCAAGTCCGATAGCGCTTGCTGTGAAAAAGTGAAGAAAGTCGTAAGAATCGAGATCCAGTTCAGTATCGAACCTCTCGATCCCGACGAGCGACGCGTAGTTCGCCGGCGCCTCGAGGATTGCGATCGCCGCGCCCTCTTTAATTCCAAGCTTATCCTTGAGCGGACGGCTGGAATATCCGGCGGGATTCGGTTTAAGTCGTTTGGATTTCCGCTTCGAAGGCATGAGTATTACAAAAACAACAGTCGTAGTATCGCATCGGAATCCTCAAAAGTTCGGATTTCGGGGACCGTCCGTTCCGGCGGTTCGGAGGAATAAGCATTATACCACACGCTTCGAATTCCGGCCGCTCTTGCACCAAGGATGTCATTCTCCCAGGCATCGCCAATCATCACGGTTTCTTGCGCCTCCAGACCAAGTCGGTCCAGTGCGATCTGAAAAATGCG
The window above is part of the Bacteroidota bacterium genome. Proteins encoded here:
- a CDS encoding DUF3052 domain-containing protein; translation: MPSKRKSKRLKPNPAGYSSRPLKDKLGIKEGAAIAILEAPANYASLVGIERFDTELDLDSYDFLHFFTASAIGLGHVFPVLAKRLKMDGMLWISWPKLSSKVETDLSENVVRAIGLANGLVDVKVAAVDDVWSGLKFIYRLSDRA
- the argF gene encoding ornithine carbamoyltransferase — translated: MQTKEEILTSALPYIQRYEGKTFVIKYGGAAMIDDGLKDAFAKDVTLLKKIGINVVIVHGGGNSVTDLAMRLGTESRFVGGQRYTDEAMLKNVVMTLAGSVNKDIVGLINHAGGSALGLSGIDNNLITAKKYAPKGFDLGLVGEVESVNVAFLNTLIGTGVIPVIAPVGVSTSGEVYNINADIAASGVAQALGAEKLFFLSDTEGVLVEGELVPTLTNARAQQLIKQGVISGGMIPKVHAAFEALANGVKKVHLINGATNHSLLLEIFTHEGVGTQIIREEKVFGRARPIKSAMSGTSTLPVQKQDLLDLTVMTKQDFEDLMHLTDVLKHTNAKPLAGKHVTLLFQKPSLRTRVSFEVGVAQLGGTSLYLSNEGVGLGEREAVSDVARVLASYSNCIVARLFDHNILLGLAEHANVPIVNALTDQSHPCQILADLYTIRQHGKLRPGLKIAFVGDGNNVANSWIEMAAIYPMHLSIASPHGYAPDAVTLARAQAAGISTIEVVDDPRIAADSADAIYTDVWTSMGQESEQSARRAAFKDYQINAALTRLAHPNALIMHCLPAHRGEEITAEAMDSANSVIFDQAENRLHVQKAILVTLLAENAELNEDPQHETVGEFEEYGQTEATVHHS
- the argH gene encoding argininosuccinate lyase is translated as MAIALWGGRFREAIADVAHRFSSSIALDSKLWREDIRGSIAHAKMLGATGIICQEESATIVSGLEAISHEIESGALQFDPSMEDVHLAIETWLTERVGAVGGKLHTGRSRNDQVVLDERLYLKAAIPELITRITAVIEVLLDLAEQHLDAIMPGYTHLQQAQPVLLSHHLMAHLEMLARDRERLDDCLGRVDQSPLGAAAFAGTSHPIDRHFVASELGFEGLVNNSIDAVSDRAFLIELASVCSIIMMHLSRIAEELVIWSTTEFGFVTMSDRVTTGSSIMPQKKNPDMAELIRGKVGRVYGALINLLTTMKALPLAYNRDMQEDKQPMFDAIETTRDSLEMMAYLLSETTFNTRTMREAVMTGELMATEIADYLARKGLPFREAHHVTGTIVAYATDHKLSLPAIPLSTLKSFSPLIDQDLFEFLDPLRSLKEKKSAGSSNPKMVRKAIEVWRGQGA
- the argJ gene encoding bifunctional glutamate N-acetyltransferase/amino-acid acetyltransferase ArgJ — translated: MSTSTFSGGEIPAATLNGHAPLAEVEILTSGEGWIEDPASNEHIHEVDGGITAPLGFSASGVYCGIRKVKKDIALIKSESPADVAAVFTLNKTIAAPLVVDKELLARGGRKCSAIVVNSGNANACTGDRGMQDAWRMVEVTASALNIPQEEVLISSTGVIGQYLPIDNVVQGIQQLPPQLSDFGSNDAAVAIMTTDTYSKEIAVEFEIHGKPVCIGGIAKGSGMIAPNMATMLAFITTDASVPQPLLQRTFSRLIDRSFNRISVDGDMSTNDMALMLANGMSGVAIVQGPEFEMFESALEHVLTKLAKMIARDGEGATKLVEIVVRGAHTEKEAVTAAQSVANSNLVKTAIHGADANWGRILAAVGYSGIDFDPANVELFFGTLPVLGQNYNIVIDEVKAKEIFSQENITITIDLHQGDAEANFWTCDLSKEYVHINASYRS
- a CDS encoding argininosuccinate synthase translates to MDKNINGLSGLEGARIALAYSGGLDTSVIAHWLQTEFGAEIVTVSGDLGQEKELVGIRERALALGARAAYHVDLTESFVKDYLWHALKASALYEGAYPLATALGRPLLAKSLVEIARKEECTVVAHGCTGKGNDQIRFDASVWALAPDLRVIAPVRHWPFGSREEEILYCQEHGIPVQATKESPYSIDENLWGTSIECGVLEDPTVAPPLDAYQRTVAPESAPDQAEQVTIDFEKGIPVAVNGKQMNGVALIRILNRLAGSHGVGRIDMIENRLVGIKSREIYEAPGAMLLHFAHSELERITLDRWTAHFKAKVSQDYADLIYNGLWFSPLRVALDAFVDETQQAVSGTVTVKLYKGGLTVQSRWSPNSLYDKALASYTSEDTFDHSAGEGFSKIYSLPLRTIARVSKHETSRSTIEVTS
- a CDS encoding arginine repressor; protein product: MDKQKRQFTIREILTRERVGSQEDLARALRRSGMAITQGTLSRDLAEMGIARVGTADGPRYLASDGNEDHRVRALLSYEVTAIHANESMIVIKTLAGRAQGVAELIDSLGAPEVLGTLAGDNTIFVAPQSVKDIPKLIKRLRAFITEQGD
- a CDS encoding ATP-binding protein; translated protein: MSLNTAEREQLPELTVPFGDRLPDLLSKLPAFFWETELNADLRTSHFTYLSDNAERMLGYPREHLLRPESWQEMVHPEDREVFYQQTRSLYASSDRATIHHRILTADGHVLPIEATIVVVRDPAGTPVALRGVTLDITERYKGEMRWKLLIEAGKLFSESSEFEAALDAAIQLLVPGMADLCQIFLMSPDKGLELFSVVASTPELAQLSRESQARFTLREDTRLMIFNVLQQRESVLLPEITDAFRIEHSISDEHLAFLRRMDIRSGIITPLFVGETMFGVISLSSKFEQRRYGIEDKLFLEEFARTASHALHKSRLSHDVENELARRSRLQARLELMEDVSQRVAGSLDLQELLHEAAEALVPRFADWLTIDLVDRVGDVSRIFAFHGDPKLKEKLEEYRVKYGHEATRGLVDIMREGTSVLIEHSSDTGPHSFGISPERWAALEEIGASSLIMVPLRSRRRTLGVLGLDFGHSKRHYTPDDTELAREIASRIASGIDNALLFAEARTEIEHRIQLQQTLEAAKEEVDAASRAKDQFMAALSHELRTPLTPVLATVDLLEGDPTLPADFQPLIGLIRRNVEIESRLIDDLLDMTRITKGKLRMTATDVDLHALLPEVIEICRTDIARANLQITTRFALDNSFVRGDKDRLSQVFWNVIHNATKFTPAHGVITIETRAEGGSAVIEFRDSGRGIEPSELERIFDPFEQRDVARAGRSAQSGLGLGLAISKSIIEMHGGSIEARSDGPNSGATFLVRLQSLQVKQAASSIPARPVLPANGARILFVDDHADTNAALKVLLERRGYMVSTAVSVNTGLELVRKEEFDLLVSDIGLPDGKGTDLLRLIRADEAAHVSRRPLKAIAVSGYGTEADIARSHEAGFMFHLKKPIAFPDLERAISEALAKT
- a CDS encoding NAD-dependent epimerase/dehydratase family protein; this encodes MKVLVTGASGFVGSHIADRLIETGHDVRALVRGSSSRRWLEGKPIEILEGRLLDAESLKPAVENVDAIIHVAGVTAAKNKQGFFEGNQLATRAILEAVRRYNPEIHRFVQCSSQTATGPSLDGQPVNELTPPHPITAYGQSKRAAEEECERARQDFPVTIVRLPATYGPRDTAILTFFQTVGKGLKPLIGMKDKRVNLLHVSDVAEGVRLALERDEAQNETYFIAGENQHTWREVSDLTAEIVNRKGLTVKLPHAVVYTVAGLSEFFSMFRSKPSVLNWEKGRDMVQAHWTCSTEKARRDLGYRQQVSLEDGIRDTVEWYRREGWM